In one Balaenoptera musculus isolate JJ_BM4_2016_0621 chromosome 2, mBalMus1.pri.v3, whole genome shotgun sequence genomic region, the following are encoded:
- the ELL3 gene encoding RNA polymerase II elongation factor ELL3 isoform X1 — protein sequence MEGPQELLRGKLRLCFTPAARTSLLLLRLNDAALRALQECQRQQVRPVIAFQGNRGYLRLPGPGWSCLFSFIVSPCGQEGPGGGLDLVCQHLGRSGPNRLHCLGPLRERLTIWAAMDSIPAPSSVQGHNLTEDARDHESWQNMGDYSAGDTISQPQMALEEVPDPLASSQEQSLPGSLREHLAQWEVRYPRNQSHLPNREPDQVLPSSARQKHVDKKRPAPAATVKLKEKRLRSLSLAPSPLQGLPSQELQEGEDWEQEDKDEDISPRLVHSPSVQADSESPSPEEVPDYLLQYRAIHSAEQHHAYKQDFETDYAEYRTLHARVGAASQRFRELGAEMKSAQRGTPEHKMLEEKIVQEYKKFRKRYPGYREEKRRCEYLHQKLSHIKGLILEFEEKNRGS from the exons ATGGAGGGACCCCAGGAGCTTCTGAGGGGGAAGCTCCGGCTCTGCTTCACCCCCGCTGCCCGGACCAGCCTCCTGCTGCTCAGGCTCAACGACGCGGCGCTGCGGGCGCTGCAAGAGTGTCAGCGGCAACAG GTTCGGCCAGTGATTGCTTTCCAAGGCAACCGAGGG TATTTGAGGCTCCCAGGTCCTGGCTGGTCCTGCCTCTTTTCCTTCATAGTGTCTCCGTGTGGCCAGGAGGGCCCTGGTGGTGGCTTGGACCTTGTGTGCCAACATTTAGGCAG ATCTGGGCCTAACCGCCTCCACTGCCTGGGTCCACTCAGGGAGCGCCTCACTATTTGGGCAGCCATGGATTCTATCCCAGCCCCATCTTCAGTTCAGGGTCACAACCTGACTGAAGATGCCAGAGATCATGAGAGCTGGCAGAACATGGGAGACTATTCTGCAGGAGACACAATTTCACAGCCACAGATGGCACTAGAAGAG GTGCCAGATCCACTGGCAAGCAGCCAAGAACAGTCACTCCCAGGATCCTTGAGGGAACACCTGGCGCAGTGGGAAGTGAG ATATCCTAGGAACCAGAGCCATCTTCCAAACAGAGAGCCTGATCAGGTACTGCCTTCCTCTGCTCGCCAGAAACACGTGGACAAG AAACGTCCAGCACCTGCAGCTActgtaaaactaaaagaaaagaggCTCAGATCTCTGTCTCTAGCTCCAAGTCCCCTACAAGGGCTGCCTAGTCAGGAGCTACAGGAGGGAGAAGATTGGGAGCAAGAAGATAAAGATGAAGACATTAGCCCCAGGCTGGTGCACAGTCCCTCAGTTCAAGCAG ACTCTGAATCCCCAAGCCCTGAAGAGGTACCAGATTACCTCCT GCAATACAGGGCCATCCACAGCGCAGAACAGCACCATGCTTACAAGCAGGACTTTGAGACAGATTATGCTGAATACCGCACCCTGCATGCCCGTGTTGGGGCTGCAAGCCAAAGGTTCAGAGAGCTGGGAGCAGAGATGAAGAGCGCTCAGCGAGGAACTCCAGAACACAAG ATGCTGGAAGAAAAGATAGTCCAGGAATACAAAAAGTTCAGGAAG CGGTACCCAGGTTACAGGGAAGAAAAGCGCCGCTGTGAGTACCTGCATCAGAAATTGTCCCACATTAAAGGTCTCATCCTGGAGTTTGAGGAAAAGAACAGGGGCAGCTGA
- the ELL3 gene encoding RNA polymerase II elongation factor ELL3 isoform X2, with the protein MEGPQELLRGKLRLCFTPAARTSLLLLRLNDAALRALQECQRQQVRPVIAFQGNRGYLRLPGPGWSCLFSFIVSPCGQEGPGGGLDLVCQHLGRSGPNRLHCLGPLRERLTIWAAMDSIPAPSSVQGHNLTEDARDHESWQNMGDYSAGDTISQPQMALEEVPDPLASSQEQSLPGSLREHLAQWEVRNQSHLPNREPDQVLPSSARQKHVDKKRPAPAATVKLKEKRLRSLSLAPSPLQGLPSQELQEGEDWEQEDKDEDISPRLVHSPSVQADSESPSPEEVPDYLLQYRAIHSAEQHHAYKQDFETDYAEYRTLHARVGAASQRFRELGAEMKSAQRGTPEHKMLEEKIVQEYKKFRKRYPGYREEKRRCEYLHQKLSHIKGLILEFEEKNRGS; encoded by the exons ATGGAGGGACCCCAGGAGCTTCTGAGGGGGAAGCTCCGGCTCTGCTTCACCCCCGCTGCCCGGACCAGCCTCCTGCTGCTCAGGCTCAACGACGCGGCGCTGCGGGCGCTGCAAGAGTGTCAGCGGCAACAG GTTCGGCCAGTGATTGCTTTCCAAGGCAACCGAGGG TATTTGAGGCTCCCAGGTCCTGGCTGGTCCTGCCTCTTTTCCTTCATAGTGTCTCCGTGTGGCCAGGAGGGCCCTGGTGGTGGCTTGGACCTTGTGTGCCAACATTTAGGCAG ATCTGGGCCTAACCGCCTCCACTGCCTGGGTCCACTCAGGGAGCGCCTCACTATTTGGGCAGCCATGGATTCTATCCCAGCCCCATCTTCAGTTCAGGGTCACAACCTGACTGAAGATGCCAGAGATCATGAGAGCTGGCAGAACATGGGAGACTATTCTGCAGGAGACACAATTTCACAGCCACAGATGGCACTAGAAGAG GTGCCAGATCCACTGGCAAGCAGCCAAGAACAGTCACTCCCAGGATCCTTGAGGGAACACCTGGCGCAGTGGGAAGTGAG GAACCAGAGCCATCTTCCAAACAGAGAGCCTGATCAGGTACTGCCTTCCTCTGCTCGCCAGAAACACGTGGACAAG AAACGTCCAGCACCTGCAGCTActgtaaaactaaaagaaaagaggCTCAGATCTCTGTCTCTAGCTCCAAGTCCCCTACAAGGGCTGCCTAGTCAGGAGCTACAGGAGGGAGAAGATTGGGAGCAAGAAGATAAAGATGAAGACATTAGCCCCAGGCTGGTGCACAGTCCCTCAGTTCAAGCAG ACTCTGAATCCCCAAGCCCTGAAGAGGTACCAGATTACCTCCT GCAATACAGGGCCATCCACAGCGCAGAACAGCACCATGCTTACAAGCAGGACTTTGAGACAGATTATGCTGAATACCGCACCCTGCATGCCCGTGTTGGGGCTGCAAGCCAAAGGTTCAGAGAGCTGGGAGCAGAGATGAAGAGCGCTCAGCGAGGAACTCCAGAACACAAG ATGCTGGAAGAAAAGATAGTCCAGGAATACAAAAAGTTCAGGAAG CGGTACCCAGGTTACAGGGAAGAAAAGCGCCGCTGTGAGTACCTGCATCAGAAATTGTCCCACATTAAAGGTCTCATCCTGGAGTTTGAGGAAAAGAACAGGGGCAGCTGA